One genomic segment of Oenanthe melanoleuca isolate GR-GAL-2019-014 chromosome 5, OMel1.0, whole genome shotgun sequence includes these proteins:
- the VWCE gene encoding von Willebrand factor C and EGF domain-containing protein isoform X3, giving the protein MLVELLFQAACVSLFLSSGQGRVYPARKKPASFAVERRRVGPHVCFPGSGSGCCPGWMLSPGSGKCTLPLCSFGCGGGSCIAPNLCMCPDGEQGITCPEPPGTCGEYGCDLSCNHGGCQEVARVCPVGFSMAETANGVRCTDIDECQSAACEGTCVNTEGGFACECGAGRELSADRRSCRDTDECQATPCQHRCENSVGSYRCSCRPGYHLHGNRHSCVDVDECRRPGTRHSCQHSCHNIPGSFRCSCRPGYRLSADRVSCEGYPKSILAPSPILQSLQHPPTLVLLPPSSHLLPRGSPSPHLPVAPPGTQFPPSSPSLSPEPSPRAMGAPGTSIPPSRRCWHRGIPREPGARWTGPGCQSCTCQQGGQVLCDTVSCSVPCSHPLPAPAGGCCPTCTGCLHEGVARDDGDVFSPSDGNCTICVCLAGNVSCLSPECPPGSCPSPSPADCCSCNPENCNFRGHTYAHGARFSLDGDDCTTCVCQGGEVECSFTPCPMLDCPQHQRHLGPGQCCSTCRDPPAPAAGNRDPTQVASWMTTAWSFLLDRSGLRAIPADGSVSCQRTDCLETCPYPIRIPGQCCPDCSAGCTYMGRIFSNNETFPSALDPCLSCICLLGSVACSPLECAIVCSYPFHPEGRCCPVCEDCNYQGRKVENGQSFIPEGQPCTRCTCQLGEVSCEERPCPRSCSEPPTLPVGCCPSCPATDIRLPLQERDLSPSQSPSSSQSPSSSSSPSSSPSSSHSPASQPFSSQSPVHEDSFPGTPQHHRYRLAQLLLPTTLPLGLSPGIWGAGKPPPTTSNPSGYPLAPTVPPEPLHEATEPPDPTGSPEAQGSPRNEDPSVVPSDSLSFQVPGVPGMP; this is encoded by the exons GCGCCGCGTGGGGCCCCACGTCTGCTTCCCAGGCTCCGGCAGCGGATGTTGTCCCGGCTGGATGCTGTCCCCGGGCAGCGGGAAGTGCACCCTGC cGCTCTGCTCCTTCGGCTGCGGTGGTGGCTCCTGCATCGCTCCCAACCTTTGCATGTGCCcggatggagagcagggaatCACCTGCCCAG AGCCACCGGGAACTTGCGGAGAGTATGGCTGTGACCTGTCCTGTAACCACGGCGGCTGCCAGGAGGTCGCCCGCGTGTGTCCCGTCGGCTTCTCCATGGCCGAGACGGCCAATGGCGTCCGCTGCACCG ACATCGATGAGTGCCAGAGCGCGGCCTGCGAGGGGACGTGCGTGAACACGGAGGGCGGGTTCGCCTGCGAGTGCGGAGCCGGCCGGGAGCTCTCTGCTGACCGCCGCAGCTGCCGGG ACACGGATGAATGCCAGGCCACGCCGTGCCAGCACCGCTGTGAGAACAGCGTGGGCAGCTACCGCTGCTCCTGCCGGCCCGGATACCACCTCCACGGGAACCGGCATTCCTGCGTAG ATGTGGACGAGTGCCGGCGGCCTGGCACACGCcactcctgccagcacagctgccacaACATTCCCGGCAGCTTCCGCTGCTCTTGCCGCCCCGGATACCGGCTCAGCGCGGACAGGGTGTCCTGTGAAG GGtaccccaaatccatcctggcCCCGTCGCCCATCCTGCAATCCCTGCAGCATCCACCCACCCTtgtcctgctccctcccagctcccacctgctcCCGAGGGgttccccctctccccacctCCCTGTGGCCCCTCCTGGTACTCagttccctccctcctccccatccctgtcccctgagccATCTCCACGTGCCATGGGAGCCCCCGGCACCTCCATCCCACCATCCCGTCGTTGTTGGCACCGGGGGATCCCTCGGGAGCCTGGCGCTCGCTGGACAGGGCCAGGATGCCAGAGCTGCACCTGCCAG CAGGGGGGACAAGTCCTCTGTGACACGGTGagctgctctgttccctgctcccacccacTTCCCGCTCCGGCTGGAGGTTGCTGCcccacctgcacag GGTGCCTGCACGAGGGGGTGGCCAGGGATGATGGCGATGTCTTCTCCCCGTCCGATGGGAATTGCACCATCTGTGTCTGCTTG GCTGGGAATGTCTCCTGCCTCTCCCCGGAATGCCCCCCAggatcctgccccagcccctctccagctgactgctgctcctgcaaTCCAG AAAACTGCAATTTCCGGGGACACACGTACGCGCATGGAGCCCGGTTCAGCCTGGATGGAGACGACTGCACCACCTGTGTCTGCCAG GGAGGTGAGGTGGAATGTTCCTTCACTCCCTGCCCCATGCTGGATTGTCCCCAGCACCAGCGGCACCTGGGTCCTGGGCAGTGTTGCTCCACCTGTCGGGACCCTCCGGCCCCTGCCG ctgggaacagggatCCTACCCAGGTTGCTTCCTGGATGACAACGGCGTGGAGTTTCCTGTTGGACAGATCTGGTCTCCGGGCGATCCCT GCAGACGGCTCCGTGAGCTGCCAGCGCACGGATTGCTTGGAGACGTGTCCATATCCCATCCGCATTCCCGGGCAGTGCTGCCCCGACTGCTCTGCAG GCTGCACCTACATGGGGAGGATCTTTTCCAACAATGAGACCTTCCCGTCGGCGCTGGATCCCTGCCTGAGCTGCATCTGCCTG CTGGGCTCGGTGGCCTGCTCGCCTCTGGAATGTGCCATCGTGTGCTCCTACCCCTTCCACCCCGAGGGTCGGTGCTGCCCTGTCTGTGAGG ACTGCAACTATCAGGGCAGGAAGGTGGAGAACGGCCAGAGCTTCATTCCCGAGGGTCAGCCCTGTACCCGCTGCACATGCCAG CTTGGAGAGGtgagctgtgaggagaggcCATGCCCTcgctcctgctctgagcccccCACGCTGCCCGTGGgctgctgcccatcctgccCAG CCACAGACATCCGACTCCCGCTGCAGGAGAGAgacctgtccccatcccagtccccatcctcatcccagtccccatcctcatcctcatctccATCCTCatctccatcctcatcccactccccagcctcccaACCATTCTCATCCCAGTCCCCAGTCCATGAAGATTCATTCCCTGGCACCCCTCAACACCATCGCTACCgcctggcccagctcctgcttcccaccaCACTCCCCCTTGGCCTCTCTCcggggatttggggtgctgggaAGCCCCCTCCAACCACTTCAAATCCCTCTGGATATCCCTTGGCACCCACtgtcccccctgagcccctccaTGAGGCCACAGAACCCCCTGATCCCACGGGCAGCCCTGAGGCTCAGGGATCCCCCAGGAATGAGGATCCCTCTGTGGTGCCATCGGACAGCCTCAGTTTCCAGGTGCCAGGTGTGCCTGGAATGCcgtga
- the VWCE gene encoding von Willebrand factor C and EGF domain-containing protein isoform X4, which yields MLVELLFQAACVSLFLSSGQGRVYPARKKPASFAVERRRVGPHVCFPGSGSGCCPGWMLSPGSGKCTLPLCSFGCGGGSCIAPNLCMCPDGEQGITCPEPPGTCGEYGCDLSCNHGGCQEVARVCPVGFSMAETANGVRCTDIDECQSAACEGTCVNTEGGFACECGAGRELSADRRSCRDTDECQATPCQHRCENSVGSYRCSCRPGYHLHGNRHSCVDVDECRRPGTRHSCQHSCHNIPGSFRCSCRPGYRLSADRVSCEGYPKSILAPSPILQSLQHPPTLVLLPPSSHLLPRGSPSPHLPVAPPGTQFPPSSPSLSPEPSPRAMGAPGTSIPPSRRCWHRGIPREPGARWTGPGCQSCTCQGGQVLCDTVSCSVPCSHPLPAPAGGCCPTCTGCLHEGVARDDGDVFSPSDGNCTICVCLAGNVSCLSPECPPGSCPSPSPADCCSCNPENCNFRGHTYAHGARFSLDGDDCTTCVCQGGEVECSFTPCPMLDCPQHQRHLGPGQCCSTCRDPPAPAGCFLDDNGVEFPVGQIWSPGDPCELCICQADGSVSCQRTDCLETCPYPIRIPGQCCPDCSAGCTYMGRIFSNNETFPSALDPCLSCICLLGSVACSPLECAIVCSYPFHPEGRCCPVCEDCNYQGRKVENGQSFIPEGQPCTRCTCQLGEVSCEERPCPRSCSEPPTLPVGCCPSCPATDIRLPLQERDLSPSQSPSSSQSPSSSSSPSSSPSSSHSPASQPFSSQSPVHEDSFPGTPQHHRYRLAQLLLPTTLPLGLSPGIWGAGKPPPTTSNPSGYPLAPTVPPEPLHEATEPPDPTGSPEAQGSPRNEDPSVVPSDSLSFQVPGVPGMP from the exons GCGCCGCGTGGGGCCCCACGTCTGCTTCCCAGGCTCCGGCAGCGGATGTTGTCCCGGCTGGATGCTGTCCCCGGGCAGCGGGAAGTGCACCCTGC cGCTCTGCTCCTTCGGCTGCGGTGGTGGCTCCTGCATCGCTCCCAACCTTTGCATGTGCCcggatggagagcagggaatCACCTGCCCAG AGCCACCGGGAACTTGCGGAGAGTATGGCTGTGACCTGTCCTGTAACCACGGCGGCTGCCAGGAGGTCGCCCGCGTGTGTCCCGTCGGCTTCTCCATGGCCGAGACGGCCAATGGCGTCCGCTGCACCG ACATCGATGAGTGCCAGAGCGCGGCCTGCGAGGGGACGTGCGTGAACACGGAGGGCGGGTTCGCCTGCGAGTGCGGAGCCGGCCGGGAGCTCTCTGCTGACCGCCGCAGCTGCCGGG ACACGGATGAATGCCAGGCCACGCCGTGCCAGCACCGCTGTGAGAACAGCGTGGGCAGCTACCGCTGCTCCTGCCGGCCCGGATACCACCTCCACGGGAACCGGCATTCCTGCGTAG ATGTGGACGAGTGCCGGCGGCCTGGCACACGCcactcctgccagcacagctgccacaACATTCCCGGCAGCTTCCGCTGCTCTTGCCGCCCCGGATACCGGCTCAGCGCGGACAGGGTGTCCTGTGAAG GGtaccccaaatccatcctggcCCCGTCGCCCATCCTGCAATCCCTGCAGCATCCACCCACCCTtgtcctgctccctcccagctcccacctgctcCCGAGGGgttccccctctccccacctCCCTGTGGCCCCTCCTGGTACTCagttccctccctcctccccatccctgtcccctgagccATCTCCACGTGCCATGGGAGCCCCCGGCACCTCCATCCCACCATCCCGTCGTTGTTGGCACCGGGGGATCCCTCGGGAGCCTGGCGCTCGCTGGACAGGGCCAGGATGCCAGAGCTGCACCTGCCAG GGGGGACAAGTCCTCTGTGACACGGTGagctgctctgttccctgctcccacccacTTCCCGCTCCGGCTGGAGGTTGCTGCcccacctgcacag GGTGCCTGCACGAGGGGGTGGCCAGGGATGATGGCGATGTCTTCTCCCCGTCCGATGGGAATTGCACCATCTGTGTCTGCTTG GCTGGGAATGTCTCCTGCCTCTCCCCGGAATGCCCCCCAggatcctgccccagcccctctccagctgactgctgctcctgcaaTCCAG AAAACTGCAATTTCCGGGGACACACGTACGCGCATGGAGCCCGGTTCAGCCTGGATGGAGACGACTGCACCACCTGTGTCTGCCAG GGAGGTGAGGTGGAATGTTCCTTCACTCCCTGCCCCATGCTGGATTGTCCCCAGCACCAGCGGCACCTGGGTCCTGGGCAGTGTTGCTCCACCTGTCGGGACCCTCCGGCCCCTGCCG GTTGCTTCCTGGATGACAACGGCGTGGAGTTTCCTGTTGGACAGATCTGGTCTCCGGGCGATCCCTGTGAGTTATGCATCTGCCAG GCAGACGGCTCCGTGAGCTGCCAGCGCACGGATTGCTTGGAGACGTGTCCATATCCCATCCGCATTCCCGGGCAGTGCTGCCCCGACTGCTCTGCAG GCTGCACCTACATGGGGAGGATCTTTTCCAACAATGAGACCTTCCCGTCGGCGCTGGATCCCTGCCTGAGCTGCATCTGCCTG CTGGGCTCGGTGGCCTGCTCGCCTCTGGAATGTGCCATCGTGTGCTCCTACCCCTTCCACCCCGAGGGTCGGTGCTGCCCTGTCTGTGAGG ACTGCAACTATCAGGGCAGGAAGGTGGAGAACGGCCAGAGCTTCATTCCCGAGGGTCAGCCCTGTACCCGCTGCACATGCCAG CTTGGAGAGGtgagctgtgaggagaggcCATGCCCTcgctcctgctctgagcccccCACGCTGCCCGTGGgctgctgcccatcctgccCAG CCACAGACATCCGACTCCCGCTGCAGGAGAGAgacctgtccccatcccagtccccatcctcatcccagtccccatcctcatcctcatctccATCCTCatctccatcctcatcccactccccagcctcccaACCATTCTCATCCCAGTCCCCAGTCCATGAAGATTCATTCCCTGGCACCCCTCAACACCATCGCTACCgcctggcccagctcctgcttcccaccaCACTCCCCCTTGGCCTCTCTCcggggatttggggtgctgggaAGCCCCCTCCAACCACTTCAAATCCCTCTGGATATCCCTTGGCACCCACtgtcccccctgagcccctccaTGAGGCCACAGAACCCCCTGATCCCACGGGCAGCCCTGAGGCTCAGGGATCCCCCAGGAATGAGGATCCCTCTGTGGTGCCATCGGACAGCCTCAGTTTCCAGGTGCCAGGTGTGCCTGGAATGCcgtga
- the VWCE gene encoding von Willebrand factor C and EGF domain-containing protein isoform X7, giving the protein MLVELLFQAACVSLFLSSGQGRVYPARKKPASFAVERRRVGPHVCFPGSGSGCCPGWMLSPGSGKCTLPLCSFGCGGGSCIAPNLCMCPDGEQGITCPEPPGTCGEYGCDLSCNHGGCQEVARVCPVGFSMAETANGVRCTDIDECQSAACEGTCVNTEGGFACECGAGRELSADRRSCRDTDECQATPCQHRCENSVGSYRCSCRPGYHLHGNRHSCVDVDECRRPGTRHSCQHSCHNIPGSFRCSCRPGYRLSADRVSCEGYPKSILAPSPILQSLQHPPTLVLLPPSSHLLPRGSPSPHLPVAPPGTQFPPSSPSLSPEPSPRAMGAPGTSIPPSRRCWHRGIPREPGARWTGPGCQSCTCQQGGQVLCDTVSCSVPCSHPLPAPAGGCCPTCTGCLHEGVARDDGDVFSPSDGNCTICVCLAGNVSCLSPECPPGSCPSPSPADCCSCNPENCNFRGHTYAHGARFSLDGDDCTTCVCQGGEVECSFTPCPMLDCPQHQRHLGPGQCCSTCRDPPAPAGCFLDDNGVEFPVGQIWSPGDPCELCICQADGSVSCQRTDCLETCPYPIRIPGQCCPDCSAGCTYMGRIFSNNETFPSALDPCLSCICLLGSVACSPLECAIVCSYPFHPEGRCCPVCEDCNYQGRKVENGQSFIPEGQPCTRCTCQLGEVSCEERPCPRSCSEPPTLPVGCCPSCPATDIRLPLQERDLSPSQSPSSSQSPSSSSSPSSSPSSSHSPASQPFSSQSPVHEDSFPGTPQHHRYRLAQLLLPTTLPLGLSPGIWGAGKPPPTTSNPSGYPLAPTVPPEPLHEATEPPDPTGSPEAQGSPRNEDPSVVPSDSLSFQVPGVPGMP; this is encoded by the exons GCGCCGCGTGGGGCCCCACGTCTGCTTCCCAGGCTCCGGCAGCGGATGTTGTCCCGGCTGGATGCTGTCCCCGGGCAGCGGGAAGTGCACCCTGC cGCTCTGCTCCTTCGGCTGCGGTGGTGGCTCCTGCATCGCTCCCAACCTTTGCATGTGCCcggatggagagcagggaatCACCTGCCCAG AGCCACCGGGAACTTGCGGAGAGTATGGCTGTGACCTGTCCTGTAACCACGGCGGCTGCCAGGAGGTCGCCCGCGTGTGTCCCGTCGGCTTCTCCATGGCCGAGACGGCCAATGGCGTCCGCTGCACCG ACATCGATGAGTGCCAGAGCGCGGCCTGCGAGGGGACGTGCGTGAACACGGAGGGCGGGTTCGCCTGCGAGTGCGGAGCCGGCCGGGAGCTCTCTGCTGACCGCCGCAGCTGCCGGG ACACGGATGAATGCCAGGCCACGCCGTGCCAGCACCGCTGTGAGAACAGCGTGGGCAGCTACCGCTGCTCCTGCCGGCCCGGATACCACCTCCACGGGAACCGGCATTCCTGCGTAG ATGTGGACGAGTGCCGGCGGCCTGGCACACGCcactcctgccagcacagctgccacaACATTCCCGGCAGCTTCCGCTGCTCTTGCCGCCCCGGATACCGGCTCAGCGCGGACAGGGTGTCCTGTGAAG GGtaccccaaatccatcctggcCCCGTCGCCCATCCTGCAATCCCTGCAGCATCCACCCACCCTtgtcctgctccctcccagctcccacctgctcCCGAGGGgttccccctctccccacctCCCTGTGGCCCCTCCTGGTACTCagttccctccctcctccccatccctgtcccctgagccATCTCCACGTGCCATGGGAGCCCCCGGCACCTCCATCCCACCATCCCGTCGTTGTTGGCACCGGGGGATCCCTCGGGAGCCTGGCGCTCGCTGGACAGGGCCAGGATGCCAGAGCTGCACCTGCCAG CAGGGGGGACAAGTCCTCTGTGACACGGTGagctgctctgttccctgctcccacccacTTCCCGCTCCGGCTGGAGGTTGCTGCcccacctgcacag GGTGCCTGCACGAGGGGGTGGCCAGGGATGATGGCGATGTCTTCTCCCCGTCCGATGGGAATTGCACCATCTGTGTCTGCTTG GCTGGGAATGTCTCCTGCCTCTCCCCGGAATGCCCCCCAggatcctgccccagcccctctccagctgactgctgctcctgcaaTCCAG AAAACTGCAATTTCCGGGGACACACGTACGCGCATGGAGCCCGGTTCAGCCTGGATGGAGACGACTGCACCACCTGTGTCTGCCAG GGAGGTGAGGTGGAATGTTCCTTCACTCCCTGCCCCATGCTGGATTGTCCCCAGCACCAGCGGCACCTGGGTCCTGGGCAGTGTTGCTCCACCTGTCGGGACCCTCCGGCCCCTGCCG GTTGCTTCCTGGATGACAACGGCGTGGAGTTTCCTGTTGGACAGATCTGGTCTCCGGGCGATCCCTGTGAGTTATGCATCTGCCAG GCAGACGGCTCCGTGAGCTGCCAGCGCACGGATTGCTTGGAGACGTGTCCATATCCCATCCGCATTCCCGGGCAGTGCTGCCCCGACTGCTCTGCAG GCTGCACCTACATGGGGAGGATCTTTTCCAACAATGAGACCTTCCCGTCGGCGCTGGATCCCTGCCTGAGCTGCATCTGCCTG CTGGGCTCGGTGGCCTGCTCGCCTCTGGAATGTGCCATCGTGTGCTCCTACCCCTTCCACCCCGAGGGTCGGTGCTGCCCTGTCTGTGAGG ACTGCAACTATCAGGGCAGGAAGGTGGAGAACGGCCAGAGCTTCATTCCCGAGGGTCAGCCCTGTACCCGCTGCACATGCCAG CTTGGAGAGGtgagctgtgaggagaggcCATGCCCTcgctcctgctctgagcccccCACGCTGCCCGTGGgctgctgcccatcctgccCAG CCACAGACATCCGACTCCCGCTGCAGGAGAGAgacctgtccccatcccagtccccatcctcatcccagtccccatcctcatcctcatctccATCCTCatctccatcctcatcccactccccagcctcccaACCATTCTCATCCCAGTCCCCAGTCCATGAAGATTCATTCCCTGGCACCCCTCAACACCATCGCTACCgcctggcccagctcctgcttcccaccaCACTCCCCCTTGGCCTCTCTCcggggatttggggtgctgggaAGCCCCCTCCAACCACTTCAAATCCCTCTGGATATCCCTTGGCACCCACtgtcccccctgagcccctccaTGAGGCCACAGAACCCCCTGATCCCACGGGCAGCCCTGAGGCTCAGGGATCCCCCAGGAATGAGGATCCCTCTGTGGTGCCATCGGACAGCCTCAGTTTCCAGGTGCCAGGTGTGCCTGGAATGCcgtga